The following proteins come from a genomic window of Pseudochaenichthys georgianus chromosome 19, fPseGeo1.2, whole genome shotgun sequence:
- the telo2 gene encoding telomere length regulation protein TEL2 homolog produces the protein MDSLAPHTEVRVAVAQCFRTLSTSTEPEDIISSLQTLHSFLDEGPESRSTPDQRAEFSRAHFTRTLQFLLSNIQADWLLGLSAAQRTDLWDGLFLRGPPEQALLVLMEGISELKASTSLDLLISITERFLLSGRLAVLLWSSCLQTAPSDSPQLRETLLARIVALPDLTANRLHLKNKPCFCPQQYFTLLASEMLTALERTCQALKDGTDCSLIFVAQTLGKVCVQGHSGPVFAVMAPRLSVCTRSDMVWQRVCWKLLQNVPQRWMESVLTGLVQAVRGPDAFGRIVGNLVLTNKKAQYVVTHKLLLLQYKYETQILRTVLGYLAADRERRPLLLQVLRALSQAWANPSAVRHTPLEQQLYVSKALLLSVNLLRDAELQELRSELLQCMLGGMQSHLDSSVVRIRHMGMVVGECLSARMDLNNTKLKFEYDQDEETLELLSLMTPISGEEPEEEPENGVTSPQETSGKTTQNASSQNKSQSDPGSDLDSDDEFSPYDMSADQEMTKESPRYLRDCLETLISSEDSVRVELSLRVAEALVRKNVFAAREISVQLTKVLLHTEDKYSIRGFLSLRQTTMVALAVTNCIPVTQYLTTEFYSMNYGLRQRLDILEVLALAAQELSKPISEERSPSVGVSSCTDLTPYPGDNPVHWRQVVERRIQSKTKRLTKGATQPPAKATPNRYAPVAGHFFFPLLSNYDKPQVTFDLLGGDHLVLGRLIHTLGLFMHLAVNAPVAAQMGRALLDFVWAVRYHVDQMVRRGVLFAVCSVFLSMPSQNLLVDLNEQLFETRTWLADVAEGDPDEDCRNLAIQSLVLLDKSLKKQLQDQQALGMET, from the exons ATGGACTCCCTTGCCCCGCACACTGAGGTTCGTGTGGCCGTGGCCCAGTGTTTCCGGACCCTCTCTACATCCACAGAACCCGAAGACATTATCAGCTCTCTTCAAACCCTCCACTCTTTCCTGGATGAAGGGCCAGAGAGCAGAAGCACCCCGGATCAGAGAGCAGAGTTCAGCAGAGCTCACTTCACCCGCACCCTTCAGTTCCTGCTCAGCAACATCCAGGCTGACTGGCTGCTCGGCCTCTCAGCAGCCCAGCGCACTGACCTGTGGGACGGCCTGTTCCTCAGAGGCCCCCCCGAGCAGGCCCTGCTGGTGCTGATGGAGGGAATATCAGAGCTGAA AGCCAGCACTAGCCTGGACCTGTTGATCAGCATCACAGAGCGCTTCCTTCTGAGCGGCCGCCTCGCCGTGCTGCTCTGGTCTTCCTGTCTGCAGACGGCCCCCTCCGACTCCCCCCAGCTCAGGGAGACTCTGCTGGCTCGGATCGTGGCGCTGCCGGACCTCACCGCCAACCGGTTACATCTGAAGAACAAGCCCTGTTTCTGTCCTCAGCAGTACTTCACGCTGCTGGCCTCAGAGATGCTCACTGCGCTGGAGCGGACCTGCCAAGCACTGAAAG ATGGCACAGACTGCTCCTTGATCTTCGTGGCTCAGACACTTGGAAAAGTGTGTGTCCAGGGCCACAGTG GTCCTGTGTTTGCGGTGATGGCCCCCCGGCTGTCTGTGTGCACGCGCTCCGACATGGTGTGGCAGAGGGTCTGCTGGAAGCTGCTGCAGAACGTTCCTCAGCGATGGATGGAGAGCGTGCTCACCGGGCTGGTGCAGGCCGTCAGAGG GCCTGACGCCTTTGGCAGGATCGTTGGGAATCTAGTGTTAACCAATAAAAAGGCCCAGTATGTGGTCACTCACAAACTCCTGTTACTGCAGTACAAGTACGAG ACCCAGATTTTGAGAACTGTCCTGGGTTACCTCGCAGCCGACAGGGAGCGGAGGCCACTGCTCCTCCAG gtgcTGCGGGCTCTGTCCCAGGCCTGGGCTAACCCCAGTGCAGTGAGGCACACACCTCTGGAGCAGCAGCTGTATGTCAGTAAGGCCTTGCTTCTGAGTGTGAATCTGCTGAGAGAcgccgagctgcaggagctaCGCTCAG AGTTGCTGCAGTGCATGCTGGGAGGCATGCAGAGCCACCTGGACAGCAGCGTGGTGCGGATCAGACACATGGGCATGGTGGTGGGGGAGTGCCTGAGCGCCCGCATGGACCTCAACAACACCAAGCTCAAGTTCGAG TACGATCAGGACGAGGAAACTCTGGAGCTGCTTTCTCTGATGACTCCCATCTCCGGAGAGGAGCCAGAGGAGGAGCCTGAGAACGG AGTCACCTCTCCTCAAGAGACCAGTGGAAAAACTACCCAGAATGCATCATCTCAAAATAAGTCCCAATCTGACCCCGGCTCCGACCTGGACAG CGACGACGAGTTCTCTCCGTACGATATGTCCGCGGATCAGGAAATGACTAAAGAATCTCCGCGCTACCTACGAGACTGTCTGGAAA CTTTAATTTCCTCTGAGGACTCGGTGCGCGTGGAGCTCAGTTTGAGGGTCGCTGAGGCTTTGGTGAGGAAGAACGTCTTTGCAGCCAGAGAG ATCAGTGTCCAGCTGACCAAAGTGCTTCTTCACACGGAGGATAAATACAGCATACGTGGCTTCCTGAGTCTCAGACAGACGACCATGGTGGCCCTCGCGGTCACCAACTGCATCCCT GTGACTCAGTATTTGACCACAGAGTTTTACTCCATGAACTACGGTCTTCGCCAGCGGCTCGATATCTTGGAG GTCCTTGCCCTGGCAGCACAGGAGCTTTCTAAGCCAATCAGTGAAGAGAGAAGTCCTTCAGTAGGTGTTTCTTCCTGCACTGATCTGACCCCGTACCCCGGTGACAACCCGGTCCACTGGAGACAGGTGGTAGAGCGGCGGATTCAAAGCAAGACAAAACGTCTCACTAAG GGGGCCACACAACCTCCAGCTAAGGCCACACCTAACCGCTACGCCCCGGTTGCCGGACATTTCTTCTTTCCTCTTCTCAGCAACTATGACAA GCCTcaggtgacctttgacctgttgGGCGGCGACCATCTTGTACTGGGCAGGTTGATCCACACCCTGGGGCTCTTCATGCACCTGGCAGTAAATGCACCG gtaGCTGCACAGATGGGTCGTGCTTTATTGGACTTTGTGTGGGCGGTGCGCTACCACGTTGACCA GATGGTGAGACGAGGCGTCCTCTTCGCTGTTTGCTCCGTGTTTCTGAGCATGCCCAGTCAGAACCTGCTGGTGGACCTGAATGAGCAGCTGTTTGAGACCAGAACCTGGCTGGCAG ATGTGGCTGAAGGAGACCCTGATGAAGACTGCAGGAATCTGGCCATACAGAGTCTGGTCCTGCTGGATAAGAGCCTGAAGAAACAGCTACAAGATCAACAAGCACTGGGCATGGAGACATGA